The following coding sequences lie in one Candidatus Omnitrophota bacterium genomic window:
- a CDS encoding ferredoxin has protein sequence SCKAHKGLCAYTGIDLGIAVGSMVSRAADMRIDNRIMYTAGFAALKCSLMPKNVKAAFAIPLSVSSKNIFFDR, from the coding sequence GCTCCTGCAAAGCACACAAAGGCCTCTGCGCCTACACCGGAATAGATCTGGGCATAGCCGTGGGCTCTATGGTTTCAAGGGCAGCAGACATGAGAATAGACAACAGGATAATGTACACAGCGGGTTTTGCCGCTCTCAAATGTTCGCTTATGCCCAAGAATGTGAAGGCAGCCTTCGCCATTCCCCTTTCCGTATCGTCAAAAAATATCTTCTTCGATCG